A genomic stretch from Gorilla gorilla gorilla isolate KB3781 chromosome 20, NHGRI_mGorGor1-v2.1_pri, whole genome shotgun sequence includes:
- the FCHO1 gene encoding F-BAR domain only protein 1 isoform X6, whose amino-acid sequence MSYFGEHFWGEKNHGFEVLYHSVKQGPISTKELADFIRERATIEETYSKAMAKLSKLASNGTPMGTFAPLWEVFRVSSDKLALCHLELTRKLQDLIKDVLRYGEEQLKTHKKCKEEVVGTLDAVQVLSGVSQLLSKSRENYLNRCMDQERLRRESTSQKEMDKAETKTKKAAESLRRSVEKYNSARADFEQKMLDSALRFQAMEETHLRHMKALLGSYAHSVEDTHVQIGQVHEEFKQNIENVSVEMLLRKFAESKGTGREKPGPLDFEAYSAAALQEAVKRLRGAKAFRLPGLSRREREPEPPAAVDFLEPNSGTCPEVDEEGFTVRPDVTQNSTAEPSRFSSSDSDFDDEEPRKFYVHIKPAPARAPACSPEAAAAQLRATAGSLILPPGPGGTMKRHSSRDAAGKPQRPRSAPRTSSCAERLQSEEQVSKNLFGPPLESAFDHEDFTDLMPAPADPTAREGLAAPPRRLRSRKVSCPLTRSNGDLSRSLSPSPLGSLAASTALERPSFLSQTGHGVSRGPSPVVLGSQDALPIATAFTEYVHAYFRGHSPSCLARVTGELTMTFPAGIVRVFSGTPPPPVLSFRLVHTTPIEHFQPNADLLFSDPSQSDPETKDFWLNMAALTEALQRQAEQNPTASYYNVVLLRYQFSRPGPQSVPLQLSAHWQCGATLTQVSVEYGYRPGATAVPTPLTNVQILLPVGEPVTNVRLQPAATWNLEEKRLTWRLPDVSEAGGSGRLSASWEPLSGPSTPSPVAAQFTSEGTTLSGVDLELVGSGYRMSLVKRRFATGMYLVSC is encoded by the exons GGCGAGAAAAATCATGGCTTTGAGGTCCTGTACCACAGCGTGAAGCAGGGGCCCATCTCCACCAAGGAGCTGGCGGACTTCATCCGGGAGAG GGCCACCATCGAGGAGACCTACTCGAAGGCGATGGCGAAACTCTCCAAGCTGGCCAGCAACGGGACCCCCATGGG GACCTTCGCGCCGCTCTGGGAGGTCTTCCGCGTCTCCTCGGACAAGCTGGCGCTGTGCCACCTGGAACTGACACGGAAGTTACAGGATCTCATCAAGGACGTTCTCCGCTACGGCGAGGAACAGCTCAAGACCCACAAGAAG TGCAAGGAGGAAGTGGTGGGCACCTTGGATGCTGTGCAGGTACTCTCGGGCGTCAGCCAGCTCCTGTCCAAGTCCCGCGAGAACTACCTGAACCGTTGCATGGACCAGGAGCGGCTGCGAAGGGAGAGTACCAGCCAGAAGGAGATGGACAAG GCAGAGACTAAAACCAAGAAGGCGGCAGAGAGCCTGCGACGCTCAGTGGAAAAATACAACTCAGCCCGAGCTGACTTTGAACAGAAGATGCTGGACTCAGCCCTG CGCTTCCAAGCCATGGAGGAGACACACCTGAGGCACATGAAGGCACTGCTGGGCTCCTATGCTCACTCGGTGGAGGACACGCACGTGCAGATTGGGCAG GTGCATGAGGAATTTAAGCAGAACATCGAGAACGTCAGCGTGGAGATGCTACTCAGGAAGTTTGCAGAGAGTAAGGGCACAGGCCGGGAGAAGCCTG GACCTCTGGACTTCGAGGCATACAGTGCGGCTGCCCTGCAGGAAG CGGTGAAACGTTTGCGGGGAGCCAAGGCCTTTCGCCTTCCAGGACTAAGCCGGCGGGAGCGGGAGCCGGAGCCACCTGCAGCTGT AGATTTCCTGGAGCCCAATTCAGGG ACATGTCCAGAGGTGGATGAAGAAGGTTTCACTGTCCGGCCTGATGTGACCCAGAACA GCACGGCCGAGCCCTCCCGTTTCTCGTCCAGCGACTCCGACTTCGACGATGAAGAGCCCCGCAAGTTCTACGTGCACATCAAGCCCGCCCCGGCCCGGGCTCCAGCCTGCAGCCCCGAGGCAGCAGCGGCACAGCTCAGGGCCACCGCGGGCAGCCTCATCCTTCCTCCTGGCCCAGGG GGCACCATGAAACGCCATTCTTCAC GGGACGCTGCTGGGAAACCCCAGAGACCTCGGTCTGCCCCCAGAACCAGCAG CTGTGCAGAGAGATTGCAGTCAGAGGAACAGGTGTCCAAGAACCTCTTTGGGCCGCCCCTGGAGTCAGCCTTTGACCACGAAGATTTTACAG ACCTGATGCCTGCACCTGCTGACCCCACAGCCAGGGAGGGCCTGGCAGCCCCACCCAGGAGACTTCGCTCTAGGAAGGTTTCCTGCCCTCTCACACGTAGCAACGGGGACCTG TCTCGTTCCCTGAGCCCCTCCCCACTGGGCTCTTTAGCCGCCAGCACTGCCTTGGAACGGCCCAGCTTCTTATCCCAGACAGGACACG gaGTCTCCCGGGGTCCGAGCCCTGTGGTCCTGGGCTCCCAGGATGCCCTGCCCATAGCCACAGCCTTCACGGAGTATGTCCACGCCTACTTCCGTGGCCACAGCCCCAG CTGCCTGGCTCGAGTAACTGGGGAGCTGACCATGACCTTCCCTGCTGGCATCGTGCGTGTGTTCAGCGGGACCCCACCACCACCTGTCCTCAGCTTCCGGCTTGTACACACAACCCCTATTGAGCACTTCCAGCCCAACGCCGATCTGCTGTTCAG TGACCCCTCCCAGAGTGACCCTGAGACCAAAGACTTCTGGCTCAACATGGCAGCTCTGACCGAAGCCCTGCAGCGCCAGGCAGAGCAGAACCCCACCGCCTCCTACTACAACGTGGTGCTGCTGCGATACCAG TTCTCCCGCCCGGGTCCCCAGTCTGTGCCTCTGCAGCTCAGTGCCCACTGGCAGTGTGGAGCCACCCTCACCCAGGTCTCAGTGGAGTACGGCTACCGGCCCGGTGCCACGGCTGTGCCCACACCACTCACGAACGTCCAGATCCTGCTGCCTGTGGGGGAGCCTGTGACCAACGTCCGCCTGCAGCCGGCTGCCACCTG GAACCTGGAGGAGAAGCGGCTCACTTGGAGGCTTCCAGATGTGTCCGAGGCAGGCG GTTCTGGCCGCCTCTCTGCCAGCTGGGAGCCGCTCTCAGGGCCCAGCACACCCAGCCCCGTGGCTGCACAGTTCACCAGCGAGGGGACCACTCTGTCGGGCGTGGACTTGGAACTGGTGGGCAGCGGTTACCGCATGTCGCTGGTGAAGAGGAGGTTTGCCACAG GGATGTACCTGGTGAGCTGCTGA
- the FCHO1 gene encoding F-BAR domain only protein 1 isoform X4: protein MSYFGEHFWGEKNHGFEVLYHSVKQGPISTKELADFIRERATIEETYSKAMAKLSKLASNGTPMGTFAPLWEVFRVSSDKLALCHLELTRKLQDLIKDVLRYGEEQLKTHKKAETKTKKAAESLRRSVEKYNSARADFEQKMLDSALRFQAMEETHLRHMKALLGSYAHSVEDTHVQIGQVHEEFKQNIENVSVEMLLRKFAESKGTGREKPGPLDFEAYSAAALQEAVKRLRGAKAFRLPGLSRREREPEPPAAVDFLEPNSGTCPEVDEEGFTVRPDVTQNSTAEPSRFSSSDSDFDDEEPRKFYVHIKPAPARAPACSPEAAAAQLRATAGSLILPPGPGGTMKRHSSRDAAGKPQRPRSAPRTSSCAERLQSEEQVSKNLFGPPLESAFDHEDFTGSSSLGFTSSPSPFSSSSPENVEDSGLDSPSHAAPGPSPDSWVPRPGTPQSPPSCRAPPPEARGIRAPPLPDSPQPLASSPGPWGLEALAGGDLMPAPADPTAREGLAAPPRRLRSRKVSCPLTRSNGDLSRSLSPSPLGSLAASTALERPSFLSQTGHGVSRGPSPVVLGSQDALPIATAFTEYVHAYFRGHSPSCLARVTGELTMTFPAGIVRVFSGTPPPPVLSFRLVHTTPIEHFQPNADLLFSDPSQSDPETKDFWLNMAALTEALQRQAEQNPTASYYNVVLLRYQFSRPGPQSVPLQLSAHWQCGATLTQVSVEYGYRPGATAVPTPLTNVQILLPVGEPVTNVRLQPAATWNLEEKRLTWRLPDVSEAGGSGRLSASWEPLSGPSTPSPVAAQFTSEGTTLSGVDLELVGSGYRMSLVKRRFATAAPPQGCTW from the exons GGCGAGAAAAATCATGGCTTTGAGGTCCTGTACCACAGCGTGAAGCAGGGGCCCATCTCCACCAAGGAGCTGGCGGACTTCATCCGGGAGAG GGCCACCATCGAGGAGACCTACTCGAAGGCGATGGCGAAACTCTCCAAGCTGGCCAGCAACGGGACCCCCATGGG GACCTTCGCGCCGCTCTGGGAGGTCTTCCGCGTCTCCTCGGACAAGCTGGCGCTGTGCCACCTGGAACTGACACGGAAGTTACAGGATCTCATCAAGGACGTTCTCCGCTACGGCGAGGAACAGCTCAAGACCCACAAGAAG GCAGAGACTAAAACCAAGAAGGCGGCAGAGAGCCTGCGACGCTCAGTGGAAAAATACAACTCAGCCCGAGCTGACTTTGAACAGAAGATGCTGGACTCAGCCCTG CGCTTCCAAGCCATGGAGGAGACACACCTGAGGCACATGAAGGCACTGCTGGGCTCCTATGCTCACTCGGTGGAGGACACGCACGTGCAGATTGGGCAG GTGCATGAGGAATTTAAGCAGAACATCGAGAACGTCAGCGTGGAGATGCTACTCAGGAAGTTTGCAGAGAGTAAGGGCACAGGCCGGGAGAAGCCTG GACCTCTGGACTTCGAGGCATACAGTGCGGCTGCCCTGCAGGAAG CGGTGAAACGTTTGCGGGGAGCCAAGGCCTTTCGCCTTCCAGGACTAAGCCGGCGGGAGCGGGAGCCGGAGCCACCTGCAGCTGT AGATTTCCTGGAGCCCAATTCAGGG ACATGTCCAGAGGTGGATGAAGAAGGTTTCACTGTCCGGCCTGATGTGACCCAGAACA GCACGGCCGAGCCCTCCCGTTTCTCGTCCAGCGACTCCGACTTCGACGATGAAGAGCCCCGCAAGTTCTACGTGCACATCAAGCCCGCCCCGGCCCGGGCTCCAGCCTGCAGCCCCGAGGCAGCAGCGGCACAGCTCAGGGCCACCGCGGGCAGCCTCATCCTTCCTCCTGGCCCAGGG GGCACCATGAAACGCCATTCTTCAC GGGACGCTGCTGGGAAACCCCAGAGACCTCGGTCTGCCCCCAGAACCAGCAG CTGTGCAGAGAGATTGCAGTCAGAGGAACAGGTGTCCAAGAACCTCTTTGGGCCGCCCCTGGAGTCAGCCTTTGACCACGAAGATTTTACAG GCTCTAGCAGCCTGGGCTTCACCTCCAgcccctcccctttctcctcctcgTCGCCCGAAAACGTGGAGGATTCCGGCCTGGACTCTCCGTCCCACGCGGCACCTGGCCCCTCCCCAGATTCCTGGGTCCCCCGCCCAGGCACCCCGCAGAGCCCGCCCAGCTGTAGGGCGCCACCCCCAGAGGCCAGGGGTATCCGGGCACCGCCTCTGCCAGACTCGCCGCAGCCCCTCGCCTCGTCTCCAGGCCCCTGGGGGCTGGAGGCCTTGGCCGGAGGAG ACCTGATGCCTGCACCTGCTGACCCCACAGCCAGGGAGGGCCTGGCAGCCCCACCCAGGAGACTTCGCTCTAGGAAGGTTTCCTGCCCTCTCACACGTAGCAACGGGGACCTG TCTCGTTCCCTGAGCCCCTCCCCACTGGGCTCTTTAGCCGCCAGCACTGCCTTGGAACGGCCCAGCTTCTTATCCCAGACAGGACACG gaGTCTCCCGGGGTCCGAGCCCTGTGGTCCTGGGCTCCCAGGATGCCCTGCCCATAGCCACAGCCTTCACGGAGTATGTCCACGCCTACTTCCGTGGCCACAGCCCCAG CTGCCTGGCTCGAGTAACTGGGGAGCTGACCATGACCTTCCCTGCTGGCATCGTGCGTGTGTTCAGCGGGACCCCACCACCACCTGTCCTCAGCTTCCGGCTTGTACACACAACCCCTATTGAGCACTTCCAGCCCAACGCCGATCTGCTGTTCAG TGACCCCTCCCAGAGTGACCCTGAGACCAAAGACTTCTGGCTCAACATGGCAGCTCTGACCGAAGCCCTGCAGCGCCAGGCAGAGCAGAACCCCACCGCCTCCTACTACAACGTGGTGCTGCTGCGATACCAG TTCTCCCGCCCGGGTCCCCAGTCTGTGCCTCTGCAGCTCAGTGCCCACTGGCAGTGTGGAGCCACCCTCACCCAGGTCTCAGTGGAGTACGGCTACCGGCCCGGTGCCACGGCTGTGCCCACACCACTCACGAACGTCCAGATCCTGCTGCCTGTGGGGGAGCCTGTGACCAACGTCCGCCTGCAGCCGGCTGCCACCTG GAACCTGGAGGAGAAGCGGCTCACTTGGAGGCTTCCAGATGTGTCCGAGGCAGGCG GTTCTGGCCGCCTCTCTGCCAGCTGGGAGCCGCTCTCAGGGCCCAGCACACCCAGCCCCGTGGCTGCACAGTTCACCAGCGAGGGGACCACTCTGTCGGGCGTGGACTTGGAACTGGTGGGCAGCGGTTACCGCATGTCGCTGGTGAAGAGGAGGTTTGCCACAG CTGCGCCCCCACAGGGATGTACCTGGTGA